tttccttttttatgattgttatttatgtgtatatgtgagcttGCTAAAGCATGTGCATACCGTGTGTGCAGGggccagtggaggccagaagaggtcgcGTCAGATATATTGGACCTACAGTTAAAGGCGGTTGTGTGTGGGTGGTGGGCACCCAGACAGGGCCTATTGCAAGAGCAGCATGCTTAATTGTTGAACCATGTTTCCAGACCCCAAATTGGGGTTTATTAGGAAACGGTTTAGTTGTCTTCTTTTGGGTAGCTGCCAGAGCATACTCTTAGTGAGAATAGTGTGTTCTTCTTTTAGTTACCATtcgcttgcttgcttatttgcttgagataggttttctctgtgtagttctagctgtcttggaacttggcctgtagaccagactggcctcaaactcacagagatccccctgcctctgtcttgggagtgctgggatcaaaggtgtgggtTACCACTACCCAGCCCTCTTAGTTATCTTTTCTACCAGCTCAGATGGGGAGAGCTGAGTGGAGAAAGGAACGGAAGAGAAGGATCAAGGATAGAGACTGGTCTGGAAGGTCTTCCAAGGAGGCCAAGTGTGACCAGGCAGGGAGGGCTGAGGCTGAGGTGGAGGCGGTCGTGGTGTTGCACAGCCTGTGGTGTTCCACTTTGATCTTCTGGTCTTGAGATCAGATCATGATCTGACATTTGGCAAGCAGTCCAATCTTTTCACAGCACTGAACTTGGAATCAGTTACTCTGCAGACACAGATTCCTTGttgttgtcttttgagacagggtttctctgggcaGCTCTGGCTGTCTCAGAACTTGATctatagatcaggttggcctagaactgacagagatctgcctgtctttgccacCAGAGTTCCAGaagtaaaggtgtgtgctactatgCTTCACCATtagtatttattgttttgttttgtttgtttttcaaggcagggtttctctgtgtagccctggctatcctggaactaactcaactctgtagaccaaaTTGGCCTCAATCTCAGAGATTCATGTATCAACATCTTTCTTTCAGgactttttgttcattttccccTACCCATTTTATCAGGGTCTTAACTGTAtagtcctggctttcctgtaACTGTCTGTGTAGACCCTCCCCCAGATGCAAGTAAGGCCCATGTCCCAAAGTTTCCACTGTCTCTCAATGACATGCTCTCGGCTAGGCAGAGTGTTCAAAAACAGAAGCCTGTTGGGGACATTTCAGAATAAAAAACATAACAGTGGGAGGGGCTCAGAAGAGGTGACTGTAGAGGGCAAGACAGAAGTAGCTATGTGGCTGTGTATGTGAATGTCAGACACATTCAGACTGGCATTCTCCTTGTCTGCTCACCTAAGGGGCTTTTATTTGTTGGAACTGgttctatgtagcctaggctggctttgaacttgtctgtatagaacaagctggcctcaaactcacagaatcctcctgcctccgagTACTAGAATTAAAGATATGAGACCACTGGCCCGGCTCTTTTGTTTGCTAGGTTGTTTTGTGAGACAGTTCTGTACATTCCAAGGCATCCTCTTCCTCAGTGCTCTGGAGTCAGGGCaactttgaactcctaatcctcttgCCCCTACTTTTCAAATGCTAGAACTGTGGGCATGTACTGTCACCCAGTTTAAGTTTGAGTGCTCATGCTGAGAAACTCATGGCGGGTCATTGTTTGGGATGACATAAAAAGTAGGTTATGTCACAGTGCTAAATACTGTGCTGGGAATTGGAGATGGCCTTTGTTAGTAATTGATATTTACATAATCTGTTGACATATAGTGTGCATTTATCTATCCAGTGTTTGCTACCTCTCCCTGTCTGAGTGTAGTTTAGTGGCAGAGCATGTGCCTAATCATGTGTGTGGTCCTGTGCTCTTTTGCTAATACCCCAAATAAGAAATTCATTAGGTACCCCTTCCCCGTGATGCTAGCTCTATACCTGCCAGGCAAGCCCTCTGTCACTGAGATATACCTGCGACCCatattctgaatatttttaaatgctcttCTGAATGCCATCATGTAACTGTTCTCATCCGTAGTTAAAGAATCAAAGATTGAAAACCCTGCGTGTTATTTAATCCTCTGTAGCACTGAGATATGTGCACTTTTACAGAAGAGCTCGAGGCTCTGGAAAGTTAGTACCATAGAGTTGAGGGGCTTCAGgttctggctggctttgaacttgggtTGGGGTTCCTGTTCTGTTTCTCTCCTGCTGGAATCATAGGTGTGTCAGAAGTAAAATTCCTTCATACGCTCTGCATCCCACACAGAAAGGTAGGTTGCTTGTTATTGTTGTATGTTTACCTTGTGAGTTTATAATGGCTGTTTTCATACTAACTCAGACGTGAAAGGAGTAAAATAAGCTCGAATGTTCCTGTTACTCAGCTTCCGTGGTGATCAGCCCAGTCTTACAGAAAGGCAGTTGTTACAACTCATTGGGTTCAGGACCATTCCACTTGCAAGTTAATCTTCTATACGTAAAGTTCTACACacagctcttctttttttttctttttctgacttgTTTTTGGCAGTGCTAGGGTTTGAACCTGTGGCTTCTCTAATGCTAGGCACTGAGCTGCAGTACCAGCTTtaactgttccttttcttttttttttttttccggagctggggactgaacctagtaACTGTTCCTTTTCAAAGagctattttatttatatctaatTTCAGGTAATAAAATGATCATCAAATAATAAGAACTGTTGTAACAACAGTTTATTgtgataggtggatggatggatggatggatggatggatggatggatggatggattaatTTTACCCCACCTAGGATTGACCTCAGTGCTCTGTCACTGAATTTATTCCTAGCCCTCTTCTCCTAGGTTGACCTTGTCCTAGGTTGACCTGGGACACACTTTGTAGCTCTAACAGTCCTTGATCTTTCCTTAGTCCCTGAGtagctgctattacaaactggCATCATCAGGGCCTCCTAGTAGTGTTTTAAAACAGCAACTTAAGTCTGAGGCAGGCTCACAGTTTTATGTGTTATTCAATTATCTAGTATCATCTGTGAATGCCAAGTAACATAATGAAAGGTggctttgatttttctcaaaattGGCTGCTTTTTTGGCTCTTTATCATCGTTTGCAAAGGAACACAAAACTACTCGTGTGTCATGCTAAGCCTTCTTCTCAGGTTAGCTTTCCTGTCATCGCCATTGGATGAAGGATGACGTTCTGTTAGGGACAGCagcttttcttattcttttttttttttttttaattatatactgATTTGAGTTTCGTTCTCTTTTGTAAAAGGAAATGTACACAATACAGCTGGAACTCTGCCAGAAGCCACTGAAGAGAGACGAGGTATGAAAGCCAGAGTAACTAGGGGACTGTAATGGAGGACACTGGGTGGCACTGTGAGTCAGGATCTGTCAGCCAGGGGTAGTAAGCACCCAGGAGTAGACAGGAGCATGACCAGTAGTGAGCTTTGGGAAACCAGAGTTTTAGGTACACAGAGCCTGTAACCTTTGTGGACCCTGAATTAACAAAAGCAactcttaaagaaaaacaatgtggAGAATTACTAATTTGTCCTTTTGTTTGTGGTTACCAGGGAACAGTACTGTTTCCAAAATgagcaaagggaaggaagagTCATGTGACTTACACCCTGTCTGTAAAGAAGAGGACAATCACCAGCCGAGTCTCCGCCACCATAAGGAAAAGCACAGTTCTGCACATGATGGTTCCATCGCTCCAGGAAGCATAGACGCTATAACACCCTCGGaagaaaattctaaaattttatgtCTCACACCATATTTGTCTGGTTCAAAATCCCTAGAAAAATGTGGTTTTGAAAGCAGTGGATTGACAAAGGCATCTGCTGAAAAAACGCACAAGGTTGATCAAAGCCAGGACTTCACTTGTAGAGAAGAAAGGACTGTGGAATCCAGTAACCACAGCAACTGTCACACTCTAGCTGGCTGTCCCCGTATAGACAGCTGTAGTTCTATGCTTAATTCTCCTACTGAAGCCACAGAAATTACGTTTAAAAAGAATGATGTGAAAATTACTTTAAACCTTGATGGTAATTTGATAAATTCTGAGGACCATAGGAAAACTGTTGTGGATGTGACCCATCCTGAGGAAAACTCTGAGGAAAGCAGCTTTTCCTTATTGGTGTACACGGAAGATCCTGAACAAACAACGGTAAAGTCCAGTGCCCTGAACGGGAAGATTTACAGTAAGGTTGCTCAGTCTGTAGTCAGCCTCCAGAGGAAGCTGGGCGACTGTCCGCCAAATGAAGCCTTGTGCAACGAGTTTTTGCCTGAAAGAAAGCCCCTTCAGAGCTCGATGCCAGAAGATCCAGTAAGTTCTGAATGTAATGAAATATCAAAACCCAAGGAAGGTACTGCAAAATTACCATCATCTCCAGAAAAACCTGTTCAGCCCTCACAGGACAGCATTTCCCATTTTGATGGACCCATCACCGTTTGTGAGATGAGTGAATGTTCTCCTAACAGAGAACTGGTTGCACACAAAATAGAACATGAATGTGTTTCACATCAACAAGTGTCCCTTAGTTCTCAAGACCATGTGACAGCTGACTCTCTACTAAGTATAAACAGAGAAATGCCTTCAGCAGCATGCAAAGATGTTCAAGAGAGCCGTCGTTTTCTGGAGAATGGAGTAAATGTTACCCCTGACACTCAAACCATTCCTGCTGAGACAAAAACGGAAGCCATGTCTCCACAAGGTGACAAAGCCATGTCTCCACAAGGTGACAAAGCCTTGTATGAATGTGCCTCCTCATTCATACAAACCTTAAACATCAAAACAAGCAGCTCAGAAGGGCAAAAAGAAATGACTGGTGTACATTCCACGTTACTCTCAAGTGTGAGAGGAGCGGCTGGCTCCTCCCTTGTCAGAGAATGTCAAAATGTTCAGTCTCGGGATCTCTTCAGCTGTCATTGCATAACACAAGATGCATCTGGAAAGAACATGTGCTCTGCTTGTGCTGCCTATGAACCTAGCAAAGATATTCTGAAAGTTAGCaactgtaaaataaaatgtgGAAATGCATCTCAAAGACCAGAAGATTTTGCAGAAAATAGCACCCTCTTGGAGAGTGAACCTGCTGGGAGAGAGATGCAAAGCAGTATCCTAGGAGGCACAGTCAGAGGTTCAGCGACAGCAGCTGTGTCACATAGTGCTCCTCTGAACGCAGCTGCTCTCGTGGAAACCGGTGATGAGGGACTGGTTGGAAGAAAACAAGACCAACACAGAGACACTGAGATTTATAAACACAGCATCTCTGCTTGTGACACACAAGAACTAAGCCAATCTGTAAACATTCCAAGTCCTGAAACAGTAGTGGACCAGTCTCTGAGTGTTAGTTCATCTCATTTCAAAGCCATGCCCCGAGCAGCTGAAAGTCTTCACCAGAAAGCAGGTGAAGTCTCTGACTGTCAGAGTAGCCAAAATAGTCTAGACAAATGCAGATGTGAAGGCAAGCCAGCCAGGGAAGGACTAAATGGTGACTACCGAGAGACCATCCCTGAGGTAAGCCATAAGCAAAAGGATCGGATAGTCTGTTCAGGCAGTAAAGTCCCTCTGTCTTGTGGCAGTTTAAAGCAAAAAGACCCCAAAAGagcctttaaaaatattcctGGTTCTGAAGAGTTCACTCACAGTATGCTAGATGTGGTATGTCCAGACTGCAGAGGTGAGCCTACAGAGGGAGCGCAGGGTCTAGAAGCATCTAGTCTATCTGGTCATTGTACAAGGCACGAGTCACTGGCACACCATGAGACTTTAAGAAGTACCTTATCTCTTCGAGGAGAACTGAATGTTGTATTTATAGGTACACCTGGCTGGCACTCAGAACTCCCAAATGCTGCTGCTTCTACAGTAGACTCTCCTGAGATGGAAGAATCACATGAAGAAAAAGTGTGCAAATCTCTAAAAGACTATGAAGTAGAAGAATGTCCAGACTCTGCCATTGAGCATGAAGTAAAATCTATTGAAGATCATGAGCCACATAGAAGAGCGCCGGATAGAGAAGGCGTGTCTTTAAATGACATTCATTGTGAGCATCAAGGTAAAGGAGGATCCATGACAGAGGGACTGAGACTCGAAACAAAGGCTGAGTTTGGCAAGAAGAAAACCTTTGGATTATCCTTAAAAGACTCAGTGTCTCCTGGGTGCCAAGACTCTATCAAGGTGGTACATTCTTGTCTGTCTTCTCTGGAACATTCACCAGCTGATGTTCCTGGTGAAATGCCTAACTTGAAACATCACTTTAAACCCAaagatggtaaagtgctttgtgAAAATGTCAAGGATTGCACAGTCCTGTCTGACATGAAGGAAGGAATACCAATGGATTCAAATAACCCCTGTGAACGAGATAGCACATACGTCAGTGTGGACAGAAATGCATGCAAAGCTTGTCACTCTCATAGGAATTCCACTGGTAAACATTTGCCTTTGACAATGGAAACagcaattaaaatgaataaagaagaaactgaagaacatCAGAAGGGACTACTGGGTCACATAGCTGTTGGGGAAGCAGCTGAGGAGACCATCACCAGAGCAGGTCATGATGGTAATTCTCAGACCCACGTGAAATGCCAGAGAATGCAAAATGTTGCTGAAAGCCCACAAAACCAGGGAGTTGTGGACTCTGCCTTGCCAAAGGAAGAATGTGCACATCAGAAGGGCACACAGGCACTACCGGAACAACACACATCAGCAAACTTGTTGTCAGATGAGATGCAAAGTAAGAAGCAACCTGTGGCTGACCAGGATGAGTCCCTTATGGAAGAAGTCACCCTAAGAAAGCCAACCAAGGACGAAATTGCTAGACAGCTTCAGAGGTTGAAATCCCCAAAAGAAGAAAGCTTATGTCCTTCATTAAAGAAAGACACTCAATTATACACAGGTACTTGCCTTCCTGGTACCTCCTGGAAAGAAGGTGACCCCACTTTTGCTGGAGGTGATCGAATACACGGTGCCTTCGTGACTCTGTCGTATCCGCAAAGACTGCTTCCTGTAAAGAAGCAGCCTCATCGAACGTGTAAGAGAATTTCTTGTCAGGAGCCGGTCACTGTGCGGAGAAAAATAAGTAAAGTGAGAAATTCTGATTGTGGAAAGAGTTTCTCTAACCCAGTTCCCACAAAAGCACACAGACTTCTCAGCCCATGTACCGTGCCTGCCAAGCCATTGGAACCTGAAACCGTAGCTCTCGAGAGCTTGCGTGGCCACACACCAAAGCCGAAGGCTACTCTGTGCCACTCCCTGAGGAGCCTGAGCTGTAGGAAGCCTACCAAAGAATCAGCCTTACTAGACAAGCTGTCTGTCCTGGCCTCCAAACTGACTCTGGCCGCAAAGCCCCAGAAACTCAGATGTCGGCGGTATTCCTCTTCCCTTGTTCCACTGGCTAAAAACTACAAGCGCCTCcgatacaaaaagctcctagatGGATTTTCACATAACGCAGTGCAGCTGGACCCATATTTGGCAGCTACTGGGTGGAGTAGGGGGTCTCACAGTAGGCCCTTGGCACTTTATTCTCTTGAAGCTGTTAAAATAAGCTTCATAGATTTGAGCAACAAGATGCCGTCACTGCTGCTTGGTACCGAAAACGCCCCGTTTTCCTTTCATGTGAAGTCAGCATCCAGTTGCATGGCTGAGTCCTCCAGGACTTTTCCTGAGCACTGTGCCCCGTCGAGGCTTGCCTTAACAGAGGCCTCCCAGTGCtcacctccatctcccaagtggaccttctctttcttcttgtccCATGGTTGCCCTGGGGTGGCCACATTCAGGGAAGACACTGGCCTCAGTAgtcagacacacactcaggctCCTCTCCAAGATTATGGAGGCACTGCCATAGTTCAGACCAGAGCAGACTGCTCTGGCCTTGGCCTTCACACACTTCTAGCACTTTGTTCACCCGGATGTTATCGAATCTGGACAAAAAGACGGAACTTCTCCAGTCATATGCCTACCATGCAGAGGCTCCTCTTGACCCAGTTTACACAGGGCCTAAAAGGGTTAAGGTCTCCAGCCTCTATAGCCGATAGGgtcttctcttctctgccctaCTCGGTGGGCCGAGTGTTGTCCATTTGGAGCCAGCACGGACCCTCTTGTACCTTCAAATTGCCAGCTCTTCATTCTCCTCATAGCAAGCAGCAGGGGAGCCTGAGCGCCCTGAGCAGGTAAGAACTTGTCGgctctttcattgtgttccatgtTTGTCTCCTGCTGACTGGGAAAGGGGGAGGCACGGCAGAAATGGAGGACTGTCTGCTGGGGCCGTCCTGTGACTCTCTGTTGAGAGTGCAGCGGTAGTCCTTGCATACAGGCCTGTGATTTGCCCACAGCATCTTCTCTTACATCTTGCACTAGtctttacattttattctttgtGCCGTCATCTTTATTTCTCCTGAGTCGGGCTCTCAACATAGCTCTGCTGTTAGAGTTCACTTTATAGATCAGTCTGACCTGTCTAAAGTTAGGTGCCACAACGCCCAGTGTATGCCACCACCTTTCAGTATAGgtcgcttgcttgcttgtttgtttgtgacactgtagctcaggctggcacgGAACTCAAGAACATCTTGCTTTgggcctgagtgctgggatgacaagccATCATGTTCCAGTTGCTTCTACTTTTTTCCTATAGTTTAGGCTTTAGAAGTTCACAGAAACATACCCTGGTTTTGGGACTTTGTAGAATTGGACAGAAATTCTTTTTGGGGAGAGCGGGGTGGTGAGGGgaaggttcctctgtgtagctctggttgtcttggAATTCTGTAGATCAGAAACACTACAATTCATTAATAAGCTATAGTCACTATGCTGGGCAGGTTCTGATCTATGCTAATCCCTTCACCTGTTAAAACCCTTATAAATGCCTGTCTCTTGCCAATCTGATGTTTTCCTGGACGCTTCTACTCCATCAGCCTGTCCTTAGGGTGAACCTCTCTTGGCCATGTGTCTGGTCCATCCCATCTAATATTGgcgcctcctccctccccctcttccttatCTTCTCACCCCACCCCTCGCTCCCCACCCCTCGCccgtttcctgagtgctggaattaaaggcatgtgccagtgCTCTGGGCTGGACAGAAGTTCTTGTGGTCTCACTGTTGGGAATAGGGGAGAGTAATTTGTCAGTGTCGCTGTACCTTCTAAATAAACGTAGAACAGCACTGGGCATGCGGCTCAGCAGTCCAGTGTTTGCTTGGTTATTGTAAAActgctcagtccccagctcagagaggagggaggaacctAAGACCACCCACACCTTTgatttttcccattaattaatttatttattcactttacatcctgatagcAGCCCCCATTCCCATTCCCCTCACCATGTAGCCCCTCCTTGAATCCCATCATCCTCTTTTCCTCTGTGAAGGGGGAGGCCCCCCTGGGTACCAACTCCCCTGGCAGTCaaatcactgcaggactaggcatatcggctcccactgaggccagacaaggcagcccaattaggggaacaggatctacaggcaggcaacagagtcagggacagtcccctctccagttgttggggggtCCACACAGAGACCAAGCTGctcttctgctgcatatgtgtcaTGCGTATGGGGGAGGAGCACAGATGACTAGGCCCAGCCagtgtgtatactctttggtggttcagtctaCCGGAGCCCCCAAGAATCCGGGTTAGTTgagtctgttggtcttcttgtggagttcctatcccctttgggtccCGGAATCCTTCCCAGCTCTTTCACAAGACTCTCTGAGCTCCTTcgaatgtttggctgtgggtctgtgcatctgtttcagtcagttagttgctgggtggagcctctcagaggacagtcctgttaggctcctgtctgcaagcacaacagagcatcattaacagtgtcagggattagttcttgcccgtgggatgggtctcaggttgggccGGTCACTGGTTGGTAGTTCTTTCAGCTCTGCCCCATCTTTGTTCCTGCACTTAACAGCAGGACAGATTGTGAGGTAAAGGTTTTGTGGCTAGATTGCCGTTTCCATCCTCCActggagtcctgcctggcttGAGGAATTAACCACTTCAGGCTCCAgatccccactgctaggagtcttagctggAGTCACCCTCCTAGGGAACCTAAGATTTAAattatccccccccccctttttaagaGTTTTTAGGTGGGGTATAGTTTGTATAGAATGCATGCTTAGCGTAAGATGCTGACATCAATCTCTACACTAAAACAGTCCTCAAAGAATCTTGTTAGACACATCTTTCCACTGAAATTCCTTAGATGAACAGAAACTGtcgcttcattttatttttccagatagggtttctcttttagccctggctgtcttggcacacatctgtagaccaggctggcctactCAGATCTGCCTCAAGAGCACTGGGACTGAAGGTATGCGCCACACTGGCCGGCTCAGCTCTGTCATTTTTAGTTCATTCTTAACTATTACTACAGTGGAAATTCTAATTCTGGTTGAAATTTAAGACCAATTCGGGCTAAGGAATGAAACATCTCAAAAACACAGTAAAGGGGCAAGAAAGATGTTCAGTAGTTAGGAGGACCGCAGTTTGGTTCCTCTTAGATCCATCCTGTAGCTCTAGTTCCCAGGGATCTaacatcctcctctggcttctgtgggcactgcatgcatttgttgtacatacatacaattgACAAAGAACCATATACATAAAATCCATATGTACCATACATACaaacctatgtatgtatgtatgaatgtatgtatgtatgtatgtatgtatgaatatatgtatgtatgtatgtgtgtatgaatgtatgtgtgaatgaGATAGgtttctcaggctggagagatggctcagtggttaagggcactgactgctcatccagcggtcctgagttcaattcccagcaaccacatggtggctcacaaccatctgtaatgggatctgatgccctcttctggtgtgtctgaagacagctacagtgtacttagatataataaataaatttaaaaaaaaaaaagacagggtttctctgtgtaaccctgtctgtcctgcaactcactttgtagaccaggctggtcttgaactcaggtctgcctgcctctgtctcctgaatgctgaaactaaaggcatgcactacaCCTGCCAGCTACACAAAAAACTATTAGATCTGTAAATAAATTtagttaaatttttaaataaataaaataatgaatgaatgagtgaaagaATGGGATGCTTCCTGGCAAGATGGTGCAGTAAGTAAGCCACCAAGTCTGATGCCTGAGTTATATTCTTAGAACCCATGTAATGGGAAGAGAAAAATGGCCTCCAAACACAT
This is a stretch of genomic DNA from Rattus norvegicus strain BN/NHsdMcwi chromosome 14, GRCr8, whole genome shotgun sequence. It encodes these proteins:
- the Prr14l gene encoding protein PRR14L isoform X5 translates to MCRLPWRCTKEQRCVRSKIPSYALHPTQKGNVHNTAGTLPEATEERRGNSTVSKMSKGKEESCDLHPVCKEEDNHQPSLRHHKEKHSSAHDGSIAPGSIDAITPSEENSKILCLTPYLSGSKSLEKCGFESSGLTKASAEKTHKVDQSQDFTCREERTVESSNHSNCHTLAGCPRIDSCSSMLNSPTEATEITFKKNDVKITLNLDGNLINSEDHRKTVVDVTHPEENSEESSFSLLVYTEDPEQTTVKSSALNGKIYSKVAQSVVSLQRKLGDCPPNEALCNEFLPERKPLQSSMPEDPVSSECNEISKPKEGTAKLPSSPEKPVQPSQDSISHFDGPITVCEMSECSPNRELVAHKIEHECVSHQQVSLSSQDHVTADSLLSINREMPSAACKDVQESRRFLENGVNVTPDTQTIPAETKTEAMSPQGDKAMSPQGDKALYECASSFIQTLNIKTSSSEGQKEMTGVHSTLLSSVRGAAGSSLVRECQNVQSRDLFSCHCITQDASGKNMCSACAAYEPSKDILKVSNCKIKCGNASQRPEDFAENSTLLESEPAGREMQSSILGGTVRGSATAAVSHSAPLNAAALVETGDEGLVGRKQDQHRDTEIYKHSISACDTQELSQSVNIPSPETVVDQSLSVSSSHFKAMPRAAESLHQKAGEVSDCQSSQNSLDKCRCEGKPAREGLNGDYRETIPEVSHKQKDRIVCSGSKVPLSCGSLKQKDPKRAFKNIPGSEEFTHSMLDVVCPDCRGEPTEGAQGLEASSLSGHCTRHESLAHHETLRSTLSLRGELNVVFIGTPGWHSELPNAAASTVDSPEMEESHEEKVCKSLKDYEVEECPDSAIEHEVKSIEDHEPHRRAPDREGVSLNDIHCEHQGKGGSMTEGLRLETKAEFGKKKTFGLSLKDSVSPGCQDSIKVVHSCLSSLEHSPADVPGEMPNLKHHFKPKDGKVLCENVKDCTVLSDMKEGIPMDSNNPCERDSTYVSVDRNACKACHSHRNSTGKHLPLTMETAIKMNKEETEEHQKGLLGHIAVGEAAEETITRAGHDGNSQTHVKCQRMQNVAESPQNQGVVDSALPKEECAHQKGTQALPEQHTSANLLSDEMQSKKQPVADQDESLMEEVTLRKPTKDEIARQLQRLKSPKEESLCPSLKKDTQLYTGTCLPGTSWKEGDPTFAGGDRIHGAFVTLSYPQRLLPVKKQPHRTCKRISCQEPVTVRRKISKVRNSDCGKSFSNPVPTKAHRLLSPCTVPAKPLEPETVALESLRGHTPKPKATLCHSLRSLSCRKPTKESALLDKLSVLASKLTLAAKPQKLRCRRYSSSLVPLAKNYKRLRYKKLLDGFSHNAVQLDPYLAATGWSRGSHSRPLALYSLEAVKISFIDLSNKMPSLLLGTENAPFSFHVKSASSCMAESSRTFPEHCAPSRLALTEASQCSPPSPKWTFSFFLSHGCPGVATFREDTGLSSQTHTQAPLQDYGGTAIVQTRADCSGLGLHTLLALCSPGCYRIWTKRRNFSSHMPTMQRLLLTQFTQGLKGLRSPASIADRVFSSLPYSVGRVLSIWSQHGPSCTFKLPALHSPHSKQQGSLSALSSHTTIPHVPLPGMEAAHNTNSSHLRLEPVFPALVPKSCLVTEPSVSTLLLSASELQVPAFDELDGVSAACPRPQSSPAQQEEAEPEKRPKKVSQIRIRKTIPKPDPNLTPMGLPRPKRLKKKEFSLEEIYTNKNYKSPPASRCLETIFEEPKERNGTLISISQQKRKRVLEFPDFTVPRKRRARGKVKLAGSFTRAQKAALQTRELDALLIQKLMDLETFFAKEEEQEHQPAAENSSGSLL
- the Prr14l gene encoding protein PRR14L isoform X2, which codes for MLSSGVETQPVPLGSSMSAVVQELYSGLSVSVSKELHAEQEPSMTPDLKPGASSSPISHGRASPQGLQRTHAEGCCEESSETVDYGGKTGWCGLVDPTRGPMAYEVLDREERPKSMEPKVFRDQGDQAQVFRGPCEGAKEDPCQHSTTTKEKICPSQDLLLIQSSKGPVCADCPGDARKNRGNVHNTAGTLPEATEERRGNSTVSKMSKGKEESCDLHPVCKEEDNHQPSLRHHKEKHSSAHDGSIAPGSIDAITPSEENSKILCLTPYLSGSKSLEKCGFESSGLTKASAEKTHKVDQSQDFTCREERTVESSNHSNCHTLAGCPRIDSCSSMLNSPTEATEITFKKNDVKITLNLDGNLINSEDHRKTVVDVTHPEENSEESSFSLLVYTEDPEQTTVKSSALNGKIYSKVAQSVVSLQRKLGDCPPNEALCNEFLPERKPLQSSMPEDPVSSECNEISKPKEGTAKLPSSPEKPVQPSQDSISHFDGPITVCEMSECSPNRELVAHKIEHECVSHQQVSLSSQDHVTADSLLSINREMPSAACKDVQESRRFLENGVNVTPDTQTIPAETKTEAMSPQGDKAMSPQGDKALYECASSFIQTLNIKTSSSEGQKEMTGVHSTLLSSVRGAAGSSLVRECQNVQSRDLFSCHCITQDASGKNMCSACAAYEPSKDILKVSNCKIKCGNASQRPEDFAENSTLLESEPAGREMQSSILGGTVRGSATAAVSHSAPLNAAALVETGDEGLVGRKQDQHRDTEIYKHSISACDTQELSQSVNIPSPETVVDQSLSVSSSHFKAMPRAAESLHQKAGEVSDCQSSQNSLDKCRCEGKPAREGLNGDYRETIPEVSHKQKDRIVCSGSKVPLSCGSLKQKDPKRAFKNIPGSEEFTHSMLDVVCPDCRGEPTEGAQGLEASSLSGHCTRHESLAHHETLRSTLSLRGELNVVFIGTPGWHSELPNAAASTVDSPEMEESHEEKVCKSLKDYEVEECPDSAIEHEVKSIEDHEPHRRAPDREGVSLNDIHCEHQGKGGSMTEGLRLETKAEFGKKKTFGLSLKDSVSPGCQDSIKVVHSCLSSLEHSPADVPGEMPNLKHHFKPKDGKVLCENVKDCTVLSDMKEGIPMDSNNPCERDSTYVSVDRNACKACHSHRNSTGKHLPLTMETAIKMNKEETEEHQKGLLGHIAVGEAAEETITRAGHDGNSQTHVKCQRMQNVAESPQNQGVVDSALPKEECAHQKGTQALPEQHTSANLLSDEMQSKKQPVADQDESLMEEVTLRKPTKDEIARQLQRLKSPKEESLCPSLKKDTQLYTGTCLPGTSWKEGDPTFAGGDRIHGAFVTLSYPQRLLPVKKQPHRTCKRISCQEPVTVRRKISKVRNSDCGKSFSNPVPTKAHRLLSPCTVPAKPLEPETVALESLRGHTPKPKATLCHSLRSLSCRKPTKESALLDKLSVLASKLTLAAKPQKLRCRRYSSSLVPLAKNYKRLRYKKLLDGFSHNAVQLDPYLAATGWSRGSHSRPLALYSLEAVKISFIDLSNKMPSLLLGTENAPFSFHVKSASSCMAESSRTFPEHCAPSRLALTEASQCSPPSPKWTFSFFLSHGCPGVATFREDTGLSSQTHTQAPLQDYGGTAIVQTRADCSGLGLHTLLALCSPGCYRIWTKRRNFSSHMPTMQRLLLTQFTQGLKGLRSPASIADRVFSSLPYSVGRVLSIWSQHGPSCTFKLPALHSPHSKQQGSLSALSRLEPVFPALVPKSCLVTEPSVSTLLLSASELQVPAFDELDGVSAACPRPQSSPAQQEEAEPEKRPKKVSQIRIRKTIPKPDPNLTPMGLPRPKRLKKKEFSLEEIYTNKNYKSPPASRCLETIFEEPKERNGTLISISQQKRKRVLEFPDFTVPRKRRARGKVKLAGSFTRAQKAALQTRELDALLIQKLMDLETFFAKEEEQEHQPAAENSSGSLL